A genomic segment from Gossypium hirsutum isolate 1008001.06 chromosome D04, Gossypium_hirsutum_v2.1, whole genome shotgun sequence encodes:
- the LOC121216103 gene encoding uncharacterized protein: protein MYKECLLETNDLEKTLPTPIVSLLQEFGDVFPEEVPNGLPPIRGIEHQIDFLPGAAIPNRPAYRSNPEEMKELEKQVAELMEKGYIRESLSPCAVPILLVPKKDGTWRIKSLEDYIQHLRAVLEVLRKEELYANLKKCSFCTNEVVFLGFVLSARGLEVDQEKVKAINEWPRPTNISQVRSFHGLASLYRRYN, encoded by the exons atgtacaaagaGTGTTTATTGGAAACTAACGATCTTGAAAAAACTTTGCCTACTCCTATCGTTTCTTTGTTGCAGGAATTTggagatgtttttcccgaagaagtGCCAAATGGCCTACCTCCCATTCGAGGAATCGAGCACCAAATCGACTTTTTGCCCGGTGCTGCAATTCCAAATAGGCCAGCATATAGAAGTAATCCTGAGGAAATGAAGGAATTGGAAAAGCAAGTAGCCGAATTAATGGAGAAGGGCTACATCCGTGAAAGCTTAAGTCCGTGCGCGGTTCCTATATTGTTGGTCCCTAAAAAGGATGGAACATGGCGAAT cAAAAGTTTGGAAGATTATATTCAACACCTACGTGCGGTGCTTGAAGTGTTGCGAAAAGAGGAACTTTATGCCAActtaaagaaatgttctttttgcactaatgaagttGTCTTCTTAGGTTTTGTTTTAAGTGCTCGTGGTTTAGAAGTTGATCAAGAAAAGGTTAAGGCGATCAACGAATGGCCGCGTCCAACTAACATCAGCCAAGTGAGGAGTTTTCATGGGTTGGCAAGCTTGTACcgaag gtataattaa